One Actinomycetota bacterium genomic region harbors:
- the lexA gene encoding transcriptional repressor LexA, giving the protein MRSRDELTDRQRRILEVIHDHLEARGYPPSVREIGNAVGLSSPSSVHAQLAQLETKGYLRRDPTKPRALEVRVDVDTDLGLRPAVTRNVPLVGEIAAGAPVVAEERVEALLPLPRELVGEGELFMLRVRGESMIEAGILPGDLVVVRKQPAVEQGEMCAALIDGEATVKFFRRSRSGEVTLDPANPVYEPIPLSSDQDVAILGRVVTVLRSV; this is encoded by the coding sequence ATGCGATCACGTGACGAGCTGACCGACCGCCAGCGGCGCATCCTGGAGGTGATCCACGACCACCTCGAAGCGCGCGGCTACCCCCCGTCGGTCCGCGAGATCGGGAACGCCGTGGGACTGTCGTCCCCATCGTCGGTGCACGCCCAACTCGCGCAGCTGGAGACCAAGGGGTACCTGCGGCGCGACCCCACCAAGCCACGCGCCCTCGAGGTCCGCGTCGACGTGGACACCGACCTGGGGCTGCGCCCCGCCGTCACGCGCAACGTCCCACTGGTGGGTGAAATCGCGGCCGGCGCGCCGGTCGTGGCTGAGGAGCGGGTCGAGGCGCTGTTGCCCCTGCCGCGTGAGCTCGTCGGCGAGGGTGAGCTGTTCATGCTGCGTGTGCGTGGTGAGTCGATGATCGAGGCGGGCATCCTCCCCGGTGACCTGGTGGTCGTCCGAAAGCAGCCAGCCGTCGAACAGGGCGAGATGTGCGCTGCCCTGATCGATGGTGAGGCCACCGTGAAGTTCTTCCGCCGCTCCCGGTCCGGTGAGGTGACCCTCGACCCGGCGAACCCCGTGTACGAGCCGATCCCGCTGAGCAGTGACCAGGACGTGGCGATCCTGGGTCGGGTCGTCACCGTCCTGCGCAGCGTCTAG